Below is a window of Candidatus Nitrosotenuis uzonensis DNA.
AGATAGGACAGCACAGAGCAAGCGGCCACAAAGGGGGTCTTGGAAAAGCAGGACTGCACAAGCACCTTTTCAGCACATTACTGAAGGACAACCCTGATCACTTCGGTCATGATTCCACTCATCCACCTCACCCGATTGTTACAAAGAAATGGGCAAGTCTTAGGGACCTAGATGACATCTTTGCCAAACACGGCAAACAAGAAGGCAGCAAAAAGGTATTAGATCTTGACGGCTTAGGATATGACAAACTTCTAGGAGGAGGACAAGTACAAGGTGCCTACTCCATCAAAGTCCAGCGATACACCGCTTCTGCAGAAGAAAAGATCAAAAAGGCAGGGGGAGAGGTGTTAGCTGTTGAGTGAGGGCACAGCGACAGGCTTTGTCAAAAAAGTCGTTGAAAAAGTAGAACCATATCTAGTACAAGTACCAAAACCGAAAAAGAAACTATCTTTGCAGACAAGACTGCTTTGGTGCGGACTTGCATTACTTATCTATCAGGTAATGGGCCAGACACCACTTTTCGGTGCAACCGCTCCTGAATTTGACTTTCTGGCCTTTGCAAGGGTGATTTTTGCATCCCAGCAGGGAACCCTAATAGAGCTTGGAATAGGACCAATAGTTACGGCTGGATTACTCATGCAACTCTTGAAGGGTTCTGAGATTCTCAAATTCGACTTTACAAAGCCTGACGAAAGAGGAGTCTTCCAGACTGCAACAAAACTTGTAACTTACATAGTGATTATAGTAGAATCAATAGTGTATGCTACCGCAGTATATGGACCAGGAGTAACAAACCCGACCGTACTGTACGTGATAATTGGACAGCTGATCTCGGCGTCCATCATAATCATGTTCCTTGATGAGCTGATTCAGAAAGGATGGGGGCTTGGAAGTGGAA
It encodes the following:
- a CDS encoding uL15 family ribosomal protein; this encodes MATRLRKTRKFRGSRTHGWGQIGQHRASGHKGGLGKAGLHKHLFSTLLKDNPDHFGHDSTHPPHPIVTKKWASLRDLDDIFAKHGKQEGSKKVLDLDGLGYDKLLGGGQVQGAYSIKVQRYTASAEEKIKKAGGEVLAVE